The segment tgaattattattttcagaaagaaaggaagtATAATGGTTCTGATACCATCAGTCACGATAGATGTCTGTCTCCATCCATCTGTATGTGGCAGGCAATTATACCGTGTAAAAAAAGCTCAGATGCACACAACCATGCCGAATTTTTACTCACAGGTACTGTTTCTAATTTTAGATTTCCTTACTTTTTCAATACATTCTAATGAATTTTCTAATGcaattagaaaaaaaggaaccaGGCATTGAAAATGGGAGGTGTGCCTACACTTTCAGGGAATGCTTAGATTCAGGCAATATGAGTTCTGTTCTGTGATGTGTTGGGGACTCTCCTGCACAATCAGAGAGACCTCTCTCttgcttcttctttttgttcttgCCCCCCTTCTTGAGTTCCTGTCTTTTATAGCTCCTTGACAATTGTACCTTCACCCACTTTTCCATCCCATTCACTCTGTTTCAATTTTTACCACtaatttgttgttttcttttgttattctCACTCCAGCCGTGTCATGCCACCCTGCCTCTgttctttccacttctgtgTCTTCTGACCTTTCTTGGTAGCTATCTCCTGTTTGCAGATCATCCTTTGCCTGTTATGGCAAGACCTCCTGATTCTGTTCCCATCTGTTTTGCATTCTCTGAGTAGACTTCCCCTTCCTCCTCGCAGACTCTAGAAGCACAGCTCACAAAAGGacccattcccagctgtggtGGAGGGCATTTTCACTGTGGTTTCAAGTAATGGTCTTTTACAACAAAATCAGTGAGGTGTTATCATTTGTAGGACCTCGCCCTGTCACTAACCCTTTACAGGATGGAGTAGCATTTAAACTGGTGAACTGATCTGGCattgaagtatttatttatttatttctgtgtgggttttgggttttttttcagctgaataaGTTATCACATCCAACCAGagggaaaacatattttatttagcAAGAAATATTTGGTGCTTTTTAGCTAATGCATTGCACCAAAACCTCAACCTTTGGAAGATAcccagaacagaaaaatctgtcCAGTCTCAAAATGATGCACAACCTAATAATGGAAGAAGGCACACAAATTTTAGGTGTCTCAAGAGTCTGTAATTTTGTCATCTGATCTGTAGTATTTGTTCATCTCTGCTGAATGAAAATCTGGCAATCAATGTGCTTCTCTAGGTAGTTAAGATAATATGTATAGGGAATAATAAATCTGCTTTATTTAGGATTCTCTCAGCTGTTATCTCATCCAACAGAACAACTGCTAGTGATAGACTAGTACCAGTATTGAtttgtttaaagaaattaaCAGGTAAAAAGGTTCCTTTGTTTTATTCTATTCTTTAAATGATCCACTCCagtaaattaaagaaaaaatatttcacatatcTAAGAGAGGCTCCCTTGTTCAATATTGTCTTGTTTTACCCATCTTTGGTCGAGATCCTTAGTGTATTCTGCAAAATTCTTTCTGCCATTGTTTTAGATATAAAACTAAGATTTGATGCAGTGATTCAGTTTGTGCTTATAGAAAATTGAGGCAGATGAGTTACACAGATTTACATATTTGCAAATATATGCAAATACACAGTATTGCCATATGGTCTTAGGTCCCCAGAAGTGCTGGTGACCTACTTGAGTATTTCAGCTAACAGAATATGAGCTTTTGCTTTATACATTTCAAAAGGCAATattcttcttattttctgtATAACATTTCTGAAAAGGATCCTGCAATGTTTGAATTATGCTAAAGCGTCTGTGAGATCAAAGTCTTCCTCATTGTTTTCTGTAGCTGGATCGatgttttctgctgcagaaggcaAGAGATCCTCATTTGTGAATTCTCTGGGAAAGCTAGGAGGGGCTGGAAAGCCCACAAGTTGTTTCCATGGTTTTCCAGGACATCTGGGACGAGGAGATTCTGGGCGATCTGGCAACCCATTAAATAAAGAAGTATCAGGAGCAATTAGTGGCTCTGCAGGTCTACTGGTTTCCTCCCTTGCAACCCCTGTACTAACCAGTTCCAGTGGAGTTTCAGCCCTGGATGATGCGAGGGTTTCATTTTGATTAAAACCCCTTTCATTTGACTCCTCAGaagatttggggtttggatgtttatgtttattctttttactgtgttttttaTGCCCACACCCGTGGCCACTTCTGTGCCCACAACCAATGTCATGCCTGTGCCTTTTGTCATTGTCATGATCTTTTTTAATTCCATGCCTGTGCTtatgcctgtgtttgtgcctgtgtttgtgctcaGGTTCACCTTCGCCTTCTGGTTCCTGTCCATTGTCATTCCTCGTTTCTGTGCTAGGGCTTTGactttctccttcattttcatCAGTATGTGAAACTGCATGTGGCTGGCTTAGCAGCACAGCACTCCGGAAGGGTGTGAATCCAGGAGGCCTCCTTGCAAAGAACATCTGAAAAACATTGCAATCGTAGCCACATTTGTTACATGAACAGAACAATTGCTTCAGTTGTGGGAAATTCAGAAGCTGGCTCATTGCAGTACATGAATCATTTAGCagatttttaaactaaaatctAAATAAGTCTCTCTTCTGAGATAAGCATACAAACATAAACATCCTCCCAAATAATTCTGGAGTATTTTAGCACCTGTATgtctaaaaaaaattttgtatCACTGAAATTTTGTCAGTGTAAGAAAGGAATTATACTACAGAGAGCAAAACACATGTACTGGTTTTAATTTATGAACAATACAGTTGGATTCTAGGACTAAATGTCCCAGCAGATGTTAGAGTGTTACACTCCCATGTATAGCACCAATTTATGCTGAAAGTTAACGCATCTCTGAATAGCATCAATGGCAGAATATACAGAAGATCTGTCTAATTTTGTTATATAAAATGTAACTATTCCATTTTTTACTTCTAGATTTGACATATGCATTTCAGAATACTGCCTGGAAATAACACACAGAGATTAAAGCTGATAATATCAAACATTCTGTTGTAATTGAGTCATCTCTACTCTCTCATCAGTGTTCAACTGGAAGACAAAGGCTGTGAATACATGGTGTACACTCACTGTACAATACGAGTTTCATTTCTCTCCACCAAAGTCTCTGATCATTATCTAGCTGCAAATCAGAGTTATTTGGGTTGAAGCTAAATTTGAAAGTTGATATGGATAAAATATTATAGTGAAAGTAGAGAGGAGAGACATTAGCTGATACGTAACCAATGACCGTATAGTTATGAACGTTCTGAGCAGAGTGGAGTTATTAGTTACAAGGGCAGGGTAATCTGTCTTTATTCAGTGTCACAATGGAGAATGGAGTCTCTGCAATCCTCATAAATATCTGATAAAAAATTTTTGTATCCCATTGTGAGATTTTCAGACTAACTCTCATTCAGGACTAGTTCTTTATGGAGTTGAGTAGGAAGAAGTTGGAAGTTCCTTGTGCGGAGACtgacagctgcagcaggcaccaCTCGACTCATATGGAAAGGTTCACAGACACTTTGAATATCTGTGGAGTATAATTATTGTGccagcaaatacatttttatttcaacttttAAACCCAGTATGAGTAGCAATTTGAGGAATTTGATGGGGCTTGATACTCCAGAGCTTAACTGAGAATACAGAGGAACAGCCAACAGGCAGAACTTCTCCTTGTCCCAGTGTCTTTGTTTGTGTTATCACCTTGTTGGTTGTGATGAAATGGCTTTGATATAACAGTTGTTGAAGTTAGAGGGTGAGAGAAGAGAATGTGACATTAATGAGGCTGTTAAAAGAACTGTGTTCCTTTATTTTTGGTATAAAATATGGGATAACTTGGAATGGATAAAGAATTTATTGACTGCCTTTGTCCAACGCTCTGCTTAAGAGGGTGGATAAAGAAGAAGAATCTTACCACTTGGTGCTCCTCAGAGCAGTTCACCTGGGGATGGATTTTATCCTGCCACGGGATCACGAGAATTTGTGCATCGCATGACAGTGATGCCTGttaacaaagcaaacaaaacccaacacatCAAGGCAACAAAACTTCAGACACAAAGGAATAGACTTGggcctgaaaaaaaaaatggggttttttgataATACTTTAAAGTCCTTGGAACTTTAACTAAGTGTTTAATAAATCTTAGTGATGGATACTTCTGTATTGGAACACATCACAGCTTAGCTTTTCAAGGTTGTAATATGCCTGTGTGAACACTTTAATTCAACTTTATATTTCCTTTAGATTTCAGATTAAATCTTGAAAATGGGAGTTTTCATCTCCATCACTTTTGGAGCACTAACTGCATAATCTTCATAATATtcctaagaaatattttttgtttatggTGTTTCTCCTActaaaaattgggaaatttaAATAGAgccttattttttctttttagtgcCTGCTGCACCAACAAATTCTAAAATCTCACAGGTAAACACTGTTCATGTGGTGGGAAAAGAGATGGGAGATAAAGGCCCTCTCCCCAAACAACCCCCTTGCCAATGGTTTCTGGCCCTATCAGCATTCCTTTCCAGTGTCCAGAACATATTTTCCCACTATCAACAGTATGGCATGCACTCCAGAAATGTCATTCCTTTGGTCACAAGTAACAATCCAGTCTCGTGTTTTCCTTAGCTGCAAGTCCACAGACTCAGGAGCATTGCAGCTATTTCATTTGGCAGcagctttctcctctcctttctttgaCTGATTATTATCAAAAGAAAGTTCCTTTGGTTTTGCAGTGAGCACTgatcctgcagctgcagttcaAGTTTCAGGGTTTCTTAACTTGGGTTACGAACAGTGAAAGCTGCCCTTCTTCTTGGAACAAGAGTTTACTGAAAGAGGTAACAGAACCCAGGATGTGCTTTTACTTAAGCGTTTACAGTTTCTGATGCAAATGAATTTGTCCATTAGAAACATTACAGTTGGCAAGATTATCATTACTTACACTGTTTGATGTGGCTGCACAGTCTTCATTAAGTTTTCCAAATTCACTCTTAGAACAGTTTGTCTTCCACGCTGTAAACTTTACTTGATACTTTTTTCCTGCAATCATCTGAAAAATTAGCAAGAAAGTTTTGAGcacaaaaggaattttattGAAAAGGTTTCACAAGAAGGATGATTTTCTACAAGCTTATACTACTTGTATTCTAAAAGTCCTAACCACTGGGCCATCATATGTGAAgaacaatattaaaatatttggcaGTAAACTTATCTGCTTCTAATCAAGTAACTTATTTACTCCAGTTCCTATTCTCAAAAATTCTGGCATTGAAGCTGAAGGAAACGGAAAAGGTCAGAATAATAGTGGGCCCACAATTATTAAATGTCTGTAGTAATTTCATTAGTAACAGATGAAATCATTAGTGATAGCACTGTAGAGAGCCAAACACGATGTCAGAAAACTGGAATGTGAGTAAAACAAAGTGCGTGATGAACAGGCTCAGTTGAAAATGAACCTATTTGCCAAACAAATTAAAGAGAGAAACTGCACGGGTTCAAGAATGTGCCTGCTATGAGTTCTCTTAGTATTTTTCACAGAGCTTGAAATACTTTATCTTCCTTCAGGGACATCAGGCAAgagatgaaattttatttccctgaaatCGATTTTAAAGGTGTATGCATGCTAATATCAGTCATGACAGGGAAAgtcagaaggaagaaaaaagttcgaaagaagaaaaagcacagatATTATCAGTAAGATAATATGAGCTATTTGGAAAAATTCTGGTGTGCTTTTAGCGCCTTCTCCAGTGACACCTCATGCTCAGGAGTAGTTATGGCCAAGTATTTTCTGAACTACTCCACTGTCAAATTTTCAATTCTCTCCTAAACTTCTGTTTTGATGTATTGGGACAGTAAACAAGGCTTATGCAAATGCTGACCAATATTATCCTCCTGATTCCTGATCCTTTATCAAGCTCTATTTATCTGTATGTGTAAAGTTATGCACAGATGTCCTTTTCTGAATCTAGCTAGAGTATTATTAGCAGCACAATCAGTATATAAAATAACACATTTCTAAGGGAAATTAAGATGCCTCATTTTGGACCATACAACACAACTGTAGTGTGGACACTGCTTAAAATAACGTGGAGAGTATTGGTATGGTGGATCAAGAGTTTTATTAGATAGGAGTAGTCCTATCTAATAAAACTTTTATACTTTAAAAGTTTAAGGTATGTTACAAAGGTAAAAAGTAGGGCAGATACACAGAAATCAAATGCTCTGAGCCAACCTTCTTTACAtccttttaaaatcattttgttttatgaaaaaaaatttgagagatTGGAAATTTTTGAATGCAAGCCAATATGGATTAGATTTTACAGGGAAAATTGCATGGATGTTTCAGTTACCACATGTATCAGCACTTAGACAAAAACATTATTTCCAATCTAAATACAAACTTAGGTAACATTCAACTCAGGCCAATAATAACGTCATGTCTGTTCCTCATCTCTGTGAAGTATCCCAACCTGAACTGTCGCTGATTGTATTTCTCCAACTTTATAGTAGAAGTCATCATTGCTCTCTGAATTATACTTCTCTGTAGAAACCTTCAGTAGCTCCTTTAGTTCTGGACTGTCATTTGGGATAGTCCTTGGACAACCTGGGCAAATGGCAGCAACTACCGTTTCTTCAACTGAAAGAGAGCAACAGGTTTCAGATCTAAGAAACAAAAGGTTCAATGTAGATGGAGGCTGGGAAAAACACTTATAAAGCTCTGCTTTCTGGAACTCTTAGTGTTTGGgtctttgaaatgaaaacaaaatatatttgagtTTTATATGATCAGCAATATCATATCTTGGTTATCTAAAAGAACATCAGCACCCACTGTCTCATGGGACATTTAACAACAGTTCTCTCATAGAAACAAGAACTGTATGTGTCAGTTGTAGGTAGCCAGAAAATATGGAGAGGGAACAGCTACATGTATGGAAAGACCTGATTTGGGTGAAACAAGAGGTGCATGTATCTCGCAGTGAATTtttatgttgaaaaaaaaatctagtctGAATGGGTGAGAATACAGCATTTACTACATGGAACAGTATCTGTGTCCACATaggctggaggaaaaaataacaatacaTAACAATAAAAGACACTGAAAACTGTGGAACTTTCAAAACTGATAGTGCCTAGGACATACCTGGAAGCTTGCAGTCGCTGGCGGTATCTACGATCTCTGCCTGAAGATTCTGAAATGCTTTGGCCTCACATTTAGCTACACGCTGgagtaaaaaatgcaaaacagctCCTTGTTATTTAGAAATCATGAACAAACTCACATCCTAATATGTTCCTGCTAACAGAATAAGTCaagcttccttccttccttccttccttccttccttccttcctgccttccttccttcctgccttcctgcctaAAACCAATTCCACCATTCCAGTGATTAAAAACAGTAATAAGGAAAGAACTAAGGGGCAATTAATACATCCAGGAGAAACTGAGAAGTAATATTTTGGTAAACAGAAGTAATATTTTACAGATTTGTCAAAGTTCTGCAAAGCATCAGCAAAGGTGGCTAAAGAGACCTCTCGATATACAGAGATTTTAAGAAAGGTTTTGGTGAAATCCTTTATCAAAGAGTAAAGAAACCAAATAAACCATAAAATAAGAAGGAAGACTTAAAATCCAGACCTTAGGACCAATGACAGTTActtgaaaatgtaattataaaaaaatctaCTTACTAGTATTTTAGAAAAACTGATGAAGAATAATGTCAAGGCTTATTATCCAGGTTAAAGGCATTGATATAATGTCCCAGTATAGCTCAGTGGTTCATATGTTTGTTGAATACAGGGTACAATTCTGTCCCTCCCATTTAAAGATGAATAGTACAGAGCTAAATAAAGGTATGAGAAAACTTCCTTGGAATTTGGTCATTCCAATATTCTTGGAATATGGTATTCTAGTATCTGTCAATGATCTACTGGCAAGTTCAGGGGATAAGTGCTTATGATCCAATTCCAGAAGCCCTGTGTGACCAAAGCAGTATGTGAGTGAGGCAGTGCTCCTGCAGTAGGTGAGGTGACAGAAGTCATCACCTCTGGGTGACAGCTGGGGAAACTCAGACTCAAGCTGGTTAAGTAACTTGCTTAAGGTTTAAGCGCACATGGGTAGTGGAGGGATTTGCTTCAGCTAGTCTGACTCTCATGCTTCTGTTATTTGACAGTGctgtcattcttttcttttttgaccaATACTTCTGAAACATTCTTGAGATGTACAAGGAGTAATTTTTGAACAGGAGAGGCTCATGAATGTAACAATCAATGGTGCATTTCCTCAACAGCTGAAATGGATGCCATTCTGTCCCTCCAATTTACCACCACTGTTCATGACTCTGCATTCCTGACCTCTGCCTTGTGTTTGTAAAGTCATCTTTCTGATGCCCTCATGAGCTGGTTCAGGGAGGTCTGTTGAGAAAGGAAACCTCTATTTTTGGTACAGCTGCTTCAGTTCCAGGTCAGCAAAGCCAAGGGAGTACCTGGGTTTGCAGCACTGTTTACTTGGATTATATATAAATTATGAtaataaatttcttttgaagctATTATTTGGACTGTGGTAAAGGTTAAGTAATAATTCAACTACTGACTTTCCTGAGAAAATATGTCTTAGGCTGGAAATTGTGCTAATTTTAATTATCACTTCTTGGGTTGTACATGAGTAACTCCTTGAATATCTGGATAAAAACATCTCAAGGGATTTATTATTTGGGTAAGACTCTCAATGACTATTTGTTAATGTAATAGTTTCTGGATAAACAGATTTGGAGATTACTTACACCTCTAGAAGTGATTTTGCATTCTGGAGTTAAATCTTGAAATTGGTCTTTGGTGCAATTAGTCTCCTCAATTTCATATCTAATTACATAATTCCATCCAGCTACCACCTGGAAGAGATATTTAGGTTATATATTATGTAAAACAATGCAAACTTGAAAGTTAAAATATTACATGAGATtagcaaagaaagcaaaagtagCGCTTTCTATCTGTCAAATCACTTTGCACTCATTAAGCCATAGATAGTTTGTGGActgcaaaaaaaatcttgtctttgCAGTACAAAATGTAAACTAAGTCCTGCTTTTGTTAGAAGTGCACTCTGTATTTGGTGTCCACTTCTGGCAAGCCTGCAGCCTCACACTGCTGGGTTTCTTGTGCTTTCCTCCAAAGATCTGTTACTTATTACTGCCTGTGACAGGAAGCTGGTCTAGATAGATGACTACAGTAACACAGCCTGGCAAGTCCTGCATTCCTGAGCGTGGGACACAGTAAAACACTATCTGAATAATGTAACTTTATACTGCTGGCATCATTTTTTGTTGAGTGTTCTGCATTTATCATCTACCCATAATTGTGTCTATCCTGGGCTTTACCTTCCCACACACACTGCTTTGTCCAGGCTCATAACCCTTTTTGGAAATTTTCTCTCCAGGAAGCTGTTCCATTTTCCTAACAGTGGCTACTTTTTCTCACCTGTGAAACCTCTCCAAATCATATTGTTGGGCCAGGTAACATTGTATTAAAAAGGAAAGCCAATCAAATATAAGAACTTGTTATCCCAGATCAATTGAAGCGGAGAGCTCTgaattttctctgtttcccagAGGCGACATGATGGTTctctttccagctgctggattGCAATCTATCTGCAATACTTTGTCATGTGGCTTAAATGTTGTGCAAGTTTGTCTTTCAGCAGAGAGGATTGCTGCCACCAGTAAATATAACGAGGACAGTCTGATTTAAATCATGAGTCAAGCTGACATGAGATCAGAAGTTGCTTTTTGGCTTTGTAAATATAGATAGATTCAAAGAAAATGGTCTGTGTTTGCTGTTGGGTTCTACACTGGTTAAAAACCAAATAAGAAACTTTCCTTTCTAGCAATGTCACACCAATCCTTAGGAAAGCCTTTCACAGGGAAGGAATTATTGCATGAAATACCAGATGACAGAATTTCTGCAATCTGAGTAGTCTTTTCTTGCAAAGCAGATATTCCCATGAGCAGAAATCTTGCAGCAAGTGGCTTGCTGGGTTTTTGAGTTCTCTTACCCATTTTTCCTATGTGGGGTTTACCTGTCCTATAGCACATAGCAGCTGCTGACAAATGGGCCCTATTGCCTGCAAAACCAGACAtgcctgctgctgtttgagAGGCTGGTGAGTGTGAGAGACATCTGTGCAGGCTGGCAGCTTTGGCTCAGCCCCTAGGAgggatctgctcctgctggagcctcAGGTCAAGGCCAAAGGAAATACCCAGGAGGGTCTGAGATGATACAGGTTGCATGTGCCAGACCAGAATGCAAATAAACTTGTGCTAAACTCTACTTAGAAGCaactgcagattaaaaaaaagggtatACTATCGGTTAAGTGTTCTGAAAATCCAATAGGTAACTGCTAAAATTCCTTATAAATGAAGATAATTATTTATTGAGTCTACCCTCTATATGCATTTTGTATGATTTACTATTAAATATAATCCACTTTAATGTCAGAAACatacacaaaacaaacaaggtACCTGCTTTGGGTTGGATTGTTTCAGTAAAATTTAGAGAAAAGTCATGCACAAACCTGTCTCTTAGCTTCTTTTATTTCCACAAGCTTAAAAAGGGCAAGTTCATCACTGTGCTTGTTAAACTTTTGAATGgcttttttcagaatttctgacACTTCTGAACCATCACTTGATATAGGATGAAAGCATCCAAGACATGGAGCGGCAGTAAGTCTTATCTTTGACAcatctggaaaagaaacaaaccaaaaaacatagGGCTTCATGCAAAACAGCCTtaggttttcatttttccaatCTGGGAGTGAGCAAGgacttttcctgcttttaacTGGTGTGATAAGCAAACCCTATAATCCAGTTTCAAGGCctacaaagacatttttatgtTGAGGAACATGCTCTGGTTGTGGTAACAGGGGCTGTCCATGACCTTAGGGTCCAGGCATGGTTTTGGCAGTGAATCCCATACCAGCAATtacaaactgcagaaaaacctTGCGTGTAGTTTTGACACCATTAAGGAAGATACATTACTCATTCAGCCAGGGAGGAGCCACTGGAAGATACAACTAAAGGGATGGTTTTCAGATTCTTCAAAGCTCACCCACAGCGTGCAGCTGCTTGCTGTCCTCACCATGTTTCAAGATGGGGACTTCAGAAGTGTTTGGGCTCACCCGTGTGACTCTGAGTGCCCCAGGGACTGTAGATGAGCTATTCTGCTGTCCTTACCAGTCATTGTGACTGCCAGTTAGACTTGGTGCTACCTTCAGGCTTAACCAGCTGGATTGGCTGTGAATAGACAAGCTTGACAGGGATGCTCAAACTCCTGTTTCCTACTACTAATCCTATTAACTCTCTTTCCTTTCTAGTAATCATGGACTGGATtttcataaattaattttatagtTCAGTacataaattaatttcacaaGTCAGTGAGCTTGAGAATGGAAATGGGACAATATGTGGTCTCTGTGGAATTGAAGTAAAATTTATGTGCCTGATCTTCAGCTGGCATAAACTGGCTTAAAGGAAGTTATTCCAGTTTGCACCAGCCAGGAAACCAGTCCAGGATCAGTTAGATTGAACTGCTCCACCAAAGAGGCTGAACAGTGTGGTACCAATACAGTGGGGAAATCCCTCACCTGTCAGGTGTGACCAAAGTATGTCTTATGTTGACTCAGTAATGACAAGTAGATGCCTTACAGAAAAGCATGACTACATTTTCAGTAAGCAGTCACAAAGGAGATCATGAGCCAACAGCACACCCACTTCTAGACCAACTGTGGTCTCAGTACTTTCATAAGGACTATGCTGAACAAACCTGTATTTTCCAGAGTTGTTATAACATGGTAAGAAGAGATGAGTTCCTTAGGCTGAATACCTGATTCGTTTAATTTATAAGGGGATTTTTTGCTGTCTAAGCAAAGATTCAAATGCAAATTTCCCGTGTGTTCTCTGTGGGATTCACACAACTTTCTCTGGCAACTAGGTGTCACCATTTCCCCACAAATGCAGCATTTGTTCAGTGCAGAACATGGAGTTTGTTTACTGCAGTTCCTAGAAGGACACTGGCTGTAGGTAAAGCCATTTCAGCTTTAAACAAGATAGCTAGGAGCAAAAAGCAGATACCAGCTGCCAAACATCTCAGATATTGGGAGGAATATTTCTGTAGTTAATAGTTAGATGgatattttaaagcaaacttGGGTATGCCTTTCAGAGCACGAGACATAGAGATCTCAGTTGGAAATCTTTAAAACAATGTGATCTCTTTTTACTAAGGGAAATTCCTATGTGAATGTAATAGTCATATATGAGTGTCTTAAAGGTGAAAAATCTAGTACTGCTTATTGTTAAGGTTTAAAAGATTAGCCTCTTAATCATACATGATTACATCACTGCCAGATTTCTATTttgtaaattgattttttttttctattcttgtTTGGGGTAAATACTTGTTTTAGTAAACTTTAACAGCAAGAATTCagtcattttcattttgaagaaaatgaaggtgCAATTTTGTCATACCAAGTTTTTTGCAGTAATTCCTCAGACAATTTTATGCTTAAGTAATTATAGACGTTGTATAGAAAGTTGACGTGTGACAAGTTGCATCTAGTCTCTTAAGTTATTAGTACACTTTTGGtcttaagcaaaaaaaatttaacttgGCATAATTCTAGTGCTTGAAGAAACTTACTACACATACATGCTGAATTTTATTACCCTGTGCAGAAACTGCCTGTGCTTCACTGATTTAGTCTCTATGTATATACCAGTGAAGTGAAACTTTATCTTTAACCAATAGTTGCTTACAAaagattctttaaaaatgtctgaCTGGAATGATAAGGAGCTTCTACCTTTAAAATCACCTGAAAGTTTCAGTATtatatttattccatttttatttgtaaatgtaTTTGTTGCAATTTGTCCCAAATAGTTACATACCTGAGAAAATTTTGCACTCTTGTGAAACATTAGTTGTTTTATCAGCATCATTCATATGAACTCGAGCTGTGCATTCTCCTGTTTTCTGCAAAAACATATGGCAACAATTGTCTGAAActtgctaaagaaaaaaacagtgctTTAGCTATTGAACCCAGCTGACAGTTGTAGACTGATTTTGGGGAAGAGGTTCACAGGTATATTTGTAGTAATGTCTAATTTGCTGTTTTGTTACTGAAAAAGGATCAGTTTTGTTGATTGTGAGGAAAGTAGGGGACAAACTGAGCCGATTACTTGAATGATGCTTTGTATTTGTATGATGTGCATTGATTAACTGAAGACTTTACAGTCAGAATAATGGAATTTAACACATGACTAAAGGCTATATAAACTATGTATTTAtccattttcctctctgctaGTATAAGGTATGCAGTAGTTGACCACGGCATTTCACATAGATTCAAATTATATTGTCACCATCATCCCTCCCTGTGCACTGTGTGAAAgagcagtgccaccccctggGAATGTGCAGTGTTCCTGCAGTGTGTGCCCCGTTGTACCTCCCCTGGGTGCCCTCTGGTAGCACGAGTCAGGCAAGTTTGGCACTGCTGAAAGCCCTCTGCCAAAATTTCTGCCATAGCAGCTTCCGTGTCAGTATTAGGTGGTGCAAGTTTTCATTACACAGAATTAATACCAAGTTTTACAGTCCTTACACTCTCAAAGTGCACAAATCTTATGTTGGGTTTATTGAGAACCTTCACATTGAAGCGTTGAAA is part of the Serinus canaria isolate serCan28SL12 chromosome 9, serCan2020, whole genome shotgun sequence genome and harbors:
- the KNG1 gene encoding kininogen-1 isoform X1, which produces MKAFIVLALCCSFFSSRAVPPAFEFSDCDDPDVFKAVDAALKKYNGDEATGNQFALYVVMEAKRTAGPDPQFYVKYRILESTCASEENKHWQHCHYKVSAEAKTGECTARVHMNDADKTTNVSQECKIFSDVSKIRLTAAPCLGCFHPISSDGSEVSEILKKAIQKFNKHSDELALFKLVEIKEAKRQVVAGWNYVIRYEIEETNCTKDQFQDLTPECKITSRGRVAKCEAKAFQNLQAEIVDTASDCKLPVEETVVAAICPGCPRTIPNDSPELKELLKVSTEKYNSESNDDFYYKVGEIQSATVQMIAGKKYQVKFTAWKTNCSKSEFGKLNEDCAATSNSASLSCDAQILVIPWQDKIHPQVNCSEEHQVMFFARRPPGFTPFRSAVLLSQPHAVSHTDENEGESQSPSTETRNDNGQEPEGEGEPEHKHRHKHRHKHRHGIKKDHDNDKRHRHDIGCGHRSGHGCGHKKHSKKNKHKHPNPKSSEESNERGFNQNETLASSRAETPLELVSTGVAREETSRPAEPLIAPDTSLFNGLPDRPESPRPRCPGKPWKQLVGFPAPPSFPREFTNEDLLPSAAENIDPATENNEEDFDLTDALA
- the KNG1 gene encoding kininogen-1 isoform X2, with the protein product MKAFIVLALCCSFFSSRAVPPAFEFSDCDDPDVFKAVDAALKKYNGDEATGNQFALYVVMEAKRTAGPDPQFYVKYRILESTCASEENKHWQHCHYKVSAEAKTGECTARVHMNDADKTTNVSQECKIFSDVSKIRLTAAPCLGCFHPISSDGSEVSEILKKAIQKFNKHSDELALFKLVEIKEAKRQVVAGWNYVIRYEIEETNCTKDQFQDLTPECKITSRGRVAKCEAKAFQNLQAEIVDTASDCKLPVEETVVAAICPGCPRTIPNDSPELKELLKVSTEKYNSESNDDFYYKVGEIQSATVQMIAGKKYQVKFTAWKTNCSKSEFGKLNEDCAATSNSASLSCDAQILVIPWQDKIHPQVNCSEEHQVMFFARRPPGFTPFRSAVLLSQPHAVSHTDENEGESQSPSTETRNDNGQEPEGEDRPESPRPRCPGKPWKQLVGFPAPPSFPREFTNEDLLPSAAENIDPATENNEEDFDLTDALA